From Bacillus basilensis, a single genomic window includes:
- the hemD gene encoding uroporphyrinogen-III synthase has product MNALAGKTVLITRAQHQAKQMSVAVKEKSGIPLEIPLLRMEGMSYRQIQHIAGQLHSYDWVIFTSKNGVAFFLDSLRKRLPVTAKIAAVGVKTRLELEKRGYEVDFVPTSFVAEVFAEEFVKKLSGSECVLFPKGNLARDVIPVALREIGVSLDELMVYGTKENVEKKRELIEALEAEKVDIITFTSPSTVTSFVRLLEGTNWREWTKKCTIACIGPITEKEASLYFPHVIMPKEYTVEALLQCVCESIK; this is encoded by the coding sequence ATGAACGCTCTCGCTGGCAAAACGGTATTGATTACACGTGCCCAGCATCAAGCAAAACAAATGAGTGTAGCGGTGAAAGAAAAGAGCGGAATTCCATTGGAAATTCCGCTTTTGCGTATGGAAGGTATGTCTTATAGGCAAATTCAACATATAGCAGGGCAGTTGCATTCATATGACTGGGTTATTTTTACGAGTAAAAATGGGGTGGCTTTTTTTCTGGATAGTTTGAGAAAGAGGCTCCCCGTAACGGCTAAAATTGCTGCAGTAGGCGTGAAAACAAGGTTAGAGTTAGAAAAGCGAGGCTATGAAGTGGACTTTGTTCCAACTTCATTTGTTGCAGAAGTATTTGCAGAAGAGTTTGTAAAAAAACTAAGTGGAAGCGAATGCGTTTTATTTCCGAAAGGGAATTTAGCAAGAGATGTCATTCCAGTTGCACTTCGCGAAATTGGTGTTTCTCTAGATGAGCTAATGGTATATGGTACGAAAGAAAATGTAGAGAAAAAGCGAGAGCTTATAGAAGCGTTAGAAGCAGAGAAAGTAGATATTATTACATTTACGAGTCCTTCAACTGTTACTAGTTTTGTTCGTTTACTTGAGGGTACAAACTGGAGAGAATGGACAAAAAAATGTACAATTGCTTGTATAGGGCCTATTACGGAAAAAGAAGCGAGCCTTTATTTTCCGCATGTTATTATGCCGAAAGAGTACACTGTAGAAGCATTACTACAATGCGTTTGTGAATCTATAAAATAA
- the hemC gene encoding hydroxymethylbilane synthase, which produces MRKIIVGSRKSKLALTQTNWFIDQLKALGLPYEFEVKEIVTKGDVILDVTLSKVGGKGLFVKEIEHALLTKEIDMAVHSMKDMPAVLPEGLMIGCTPKRVDPRDAFISKSGASFKELAEGAILGTSSLRRSAQLLAARPDLQVKWIRGNIDTRLRKLKEEDYDAIILATAGLQRMGWDDEVITEHLDETLCVPAVGQGALAIECREDDTDLLQLLSHINDAVTERTVAAERVFLHKLEGGCQVPIAGYATLTENDAIELTALVGSMDGSVLLKETVVGTDPKEVGLEAADRLIKQGAKELIFAANKGQQ; this is translated from the coding sequence ATGCGCAAAATTATTGTAGGGTCACGAAAGAGTAAATTAGCACTAACGCAAACGAACTGGTTTATTGATCAGTTAAAAGCGCTAGGTTTACCATATGAATTTGAAGTGAAAGAAATCGTCACAAAAGGCGATGTTATTTTAGATGTTACTCTTTCAAAAGTAGGCGGAAAAGGCTTGTTTGTTAAAGAGATTGAACATGCGTTACTTACGAAAGAAATTGATATGGCTGTACATAGTATGAAAGATATGCCGGCCGTACTTCCAGAAGGATTAATGATCGGTTGTACACCGAAGCGTGTGGACCCTCGTGATGCTTTTATCTCAAAAAGCGGAGCATCGTTTAAAGAGTTAGCAGAAGGCGCTATTTTAGGTACGAGTAGTTTAAGACGTAGTGCACAATTATTAGCTGCGAGACCAGATTTACAAGTGAAGTGGATTCGTGGAAATATCGATACACGTTTACGTAAATTAAAAGAAGAAGATTACGATGCAATCATTTTAGCAACAGCTGGATTACAAAGAATGGGCTGGGATGATGAAGTTATTACAGAACATTTAGATGAGACGTTATGTGTACCTGCTGTAGGACAAGGTGCATTAGCGATTGAGTGCCGTGAGGATGATACAGATTTATTGCAGCTGTTATCACATATAAATGATGCTGTAACAGAAAGAACAGTGGCAGCGGAGCGAGTATTTCTTCATAAACTTGAAGGTGGATGCCAAGTTCCGATCGCTGGATATGCAACTCTTACAGAAAACGATGCAATCGAATTAACAGCTCTTGTCGGGTCTATGGACGGTTCTGTTTTATTGAAAGAGACAGTGGTAGGAACTGATCCGAAGGAAGTAGGATTAGAGGCTGCGGACCGTTTAATTAAACAAGGCGCAAAAGAACTCATTTTTGCTGCGAATAAGGGGCAACAATAA
- a CDS encoding inner membrane protein YpjD, with protein sequence MSFLNNSIIYHIAIILYACSISLYFIDYFQSNRKANRFAFWLLSIVWVLHSIFMLLRATDSETNPLLTLLSGIYFYVWLLITMSLVINRFMRIDFLVFFTNVVAFGVSAFSIFTPLGKMSPVLAEQLVSELVYVHVGMAIISYATFTVSFIFSIMYLLQYRLLKKKKWNARLRRLGNLPRLESMSYGLNLFSVPFFLLAILLGCIWGYTKLDNFHWYDTKVIGSFVVLFVYCAGLYLRAADVLQGKKIVQWNIGAFLVMLINIFLLSSLSNFHFWYL encoded by the coding sequence ATGAGTTTTTTAAATAACAGTATTATTTATCATATTGCAATTATTTTATATGCTTGTAGCATTAGTTTATATTTTATAGATTATTTCCAAAGTAACCGAAAGGCGAACCGATTTGCTTTTTGGTTACTTTCGATTGTATGGGTTCTGCATTCTATTTTTATGTTGCTTAGGGCTACAGATTCAGAAACGAACCCTCTTTTAACTTTATTATCAGGGATTTATTTTTATGTTTGGCTATTGATTACGATGTCGTTAGTCATTAATCGATTTATGAGAATCGATTTTTTAGTCTTTTTTACAAATGTTGTCGCATTTGGCGTAAGCGCTTTTTCTATTTTTACGCCGCTCGGAAAGATGTCACCAGTACTTGCAGAGCAATTGGTTTCGGAACTTGTATATGTACATGTCGGTATGGCTATTATTTCTTATGCAACATTCACTGTATCGTTCATTTTTTCTATTATGTATTTATTGCAATATCGCCTATTAAAGAAGAAGAAATGGAATGCGAGATTAAGAAGGTTAGGGAATTTACCGAGGCTAGAATCGATGTCTTACGGATTAAATTTATTTTCTGTTCCATTTTTCTTACTAGCTATTTTATTAGGATGCATATGGGGATATACAAAATTGGACAATTTCCATTGGTATGATACGAAAGTGATCGGGTCTTTTGTCGTTCTATTTGTATATTGTGCTGGCCTATATTTACGAGCGGCAGATGTGTTGCAAGGGAAGAAAATAGTGCAGTGGAACATCGGGGCATTTCTCGTAATGCTAATTAATATTTTTCTATTAAGCAGTTTATCCAACTTCCACTTTTGGTATTTATAA
- the hemA gene encoding glutamyl-tRNA reductase, translating to MHILVVSVNYRTAPVEFREKLTFQAAELEQAMTTLQNQKSVLENVIVSTCNRTEIYAVVDQLHTGRYYIKKFLADWFQLEIEEVAPYLTIFEQDGAIDHLFRVTCGLDSMVVGETQILGQIKDSFLEAQQVKATGTIFNELFKQVITLAKRAHSETTIGESAMSVSYAAVELGKKIFGELTDCHILILGAGKMGELALQNLYGSGARKVTVMNRTLSKAEIMAEKYMGHAKPLSELQCALLEADILISSTGASEYVITKEMMTKVEKMRSGRPLFMVDIAVPRDIDPAIDELEGSFLYDIDDLQGVVEANRAERLKEAEKIQFMIEEEIVLFKTWLSTLGVVPLISALRDKALAIQSETMESLERKIPNLSDRERKVISKHTKSIINQLLKDPILVAKEIAAEEGAGEKLALFAKIFDLEMEDVESCAEEVEHKRAWTPSVPSL from the coding sequence TTAGTGTAAATTATCGAACAGCCCCTGTAGAATTTCGTGAGAAACTCACATTTCAGGCAGCAGAGCTAGAGCAAGCAATGACGACATTACAAAATCAAAAGAGCGTGTTAGAGAATGTCATTGTATCAACTTGTAATCGCACTGAGATTTACGCTGTTGTCGATCAATTACACACGGGACGGTATTATATTAAGAAGTTTTTAGCTGATTGGTTTCAGCTTGAAATAGAAGAAGTCGCACCATATTTAACTATTTTTGAACAAGATGGTGCAATAGATCATTTATTCCGGGTAACGTGCGGTTTAGATTCTATGGTAGTTGGAGAGACGCAAATTTTAGGTCAAATAAAAGATAGCTTTTTAGAAGCGCAACAAGTAAAAGCGACAGGCACAATCTTTAATGAATTGTTTAAGCAAGTCATTACATTAGCAAAACGTGCTCACTCAGAAACGACAATTGGTGAAAGTGCGATGTCTGTTAGTTATGCTGCTGTTGAGCTTGGGAAGAAAATATTCGGCGAGTTAACAGATTGTCACATACTTATTCTTGGTGCTGGCAAAATGGGTGAACTTGCACTGCAAAACTTATATGGAAGTGGTGCTCGTAAAGTAACAGTCATGAATAGGACGCTTTCAAAAGCAGAAATAATGGCTGAGAAATATATGGGACATGCAAAACCTTTAAGTGAATTACAATGTGCATTATTAGAAGCAGATATTTTAATTAGTTCAACTGGGGCATCAGAGTATGTCATTACGAAAGAGATGATGACAAAGGTAGAGAAAATGCGCTCTGGCCGTCCTTTATTTATGGTTGATATTGCAGTGCCACGTGATATTGATCCGGCGATTGATGAGCTAGAAGGTTCTTTCTTATATGACATTGATGATTTGCAAGGAGTAGTGGAAGCGAACCGTGCTGAACGTTTGAAAGAAGCAGAGAAAATTCAATTTATGATTGAAGAGGAAATTGTTTTATTTAAAACGTGGTTAAGTACACTTGGTGTCGTTCCGTTAATATCAGCTCTTCGTGATAAGGCACTTGCCATTCAAAGCGAAACGATGGAAAGCTTGGAACGAAAAATACCAAACCTTAGTGATCGTGAGAGAAAAGTAATTAGTAAGCATACAAAAAGTATTATTAATCAATTATTAAAAGACCCAATTTTAGTAGCAAAAGAAATAGCTGCTGAAGAGGGAGCAGGCGAAAAATTAGCGTTATTTGCAAAAATCTTTGATTTAGAAATGGAAGATGTAGAAAGTTGTGCGGAAGAAGTAGAACATAAAAGAGCGTGGACACCATCCGTTCCATCTTTATAA